The genomic DNA GCTCTGAGGCAGCATTACGTGGGttcaaaagaaaacagagcACTGTTGTCCCTGGAGAAGCGCCTCAGCTTCGGAAAGTAACCTGCAGCACAGTGGGTTCAGACCCTGATGACACAAATAACACTGTGACACATAGACTGCCCCCAAATGTTGATCCGGAAGTGTTCAGGCTTCTCCCAGAGGAAATCCAGAAGGAGCTGTTATCTCCTGCCTACACAAACTCCCTTACCAGCTCTCTGATGGCTACTAGCAGCCAGTCCACCTCTGTTACAGTCACTGATATGCCCCAAATATCAGAGAACACCTCTCTTCAGTGCCCTCCACCCTCCAAACATGTCCCACAGTCATTATCAGACTCACAAAATGtcacagacagaaaagaagctGTGAACAGATTTGTTCCATCTGACAGAGCGACCACCGTGAACAACCAGCAGCCTCGGGAAACATGTTCAGCTACCGTAGAAAACATGATGGAAGAAGGGAGACTCTCATTCCCTCAGTCTTCTGACTGTGAGTTCCCGGTAAATGTGGACCCCGAGGTGTTTTCTGAGCTCCCGCCGTCTGTTCAGAGAGAGTTGATGTCTGAATGGAAGCAACAGAAGCCGGTTCTGAAGATCCCCGCATCGAGTAAACTGGGTAAAAGCTTGATgaccaaagacaaaaaagaaaaagcaaaaaaaagcagTCAGGCAAACAATTTGTTGAATTATTTCAAACCCAGTTAGAGAAGGACACGTGACTTCTGCTTGAGATCATTTATGAtgataaaactgtattttagtattatttCTATTGAAGAGTAttagaatattttatttgtaatgtttgaGTTGTTTCTCTTATACAGCACTCTGTATTATCCATTCAGATAATAACTATTTGGTGACGCTGTTTGGTTTTTGGGGACactactgtaaaataaaatgaagagaaaaagacagcAACACAAATGAAGGCAAGGTTACATTTGTACAGCTTTACTCGCTgcaaaataatgtataataGCAAGTCCAAAAAATTATGCAGGCATGAGAAAACTAAATAAGAAAATTTTATTAAACAACAGGAAGGGGGGTTACAGTTAAATCCTCACCAGCATTAACCGACAATAAATTGAATTATCGATTGATTATTTCAATTAATGACTCACCATACcaacaaaaacattataaacTTGTCCAAGCCGGtaaaatttgttttttgtaaagtttttctgttgttttttttttgttcagataaattgcctttttggaaataaaaaatatatattgttaatgaaactttataatgatttagttttactcttcttttttttaacattctgTAACTTCTGTTCACTTGAAATGAACGTATTACATCAGTCCTTATAAACATAAAGTTATTAGATATTTCAGAAAAGTATATTCCTAAATATCCAGGCTGAAAGGAAGTCTTAAGcttcattgtttttgtattgttttcattgtttgcaGAAGTAGGATTATTTCGCTGAGCCTGTAGAAGAGGGGCCCTTTCTTTGGGTGCATGATTTCCACTGAAATCCACAGAGGCACACATTATTCGTCGACGCAATCCAGTTTTCAAAGAGCCTTTTTCCTCCTGAGAAATACCAGAAAACACAAGGTCTGTGAGCACAGCCCTGCTTTGGTTCCTGCTGGTCTGAAACTCCTCCCTGGATCACATGTGGGAAGGGGAAAGGTTCAGGAGATATACTATGTGCCATCGCATCATGAtagagattattttatttaatcaggaCGAGCCCAGGGCCCTCTGAATGGACGTTGGCACTTCTTCAGGATAAATTGGTAAggcaattaattatttttcatcagtttAAAGGTGGCGATGGATGTCGGTGGTCATGTTGCTGGGGAATATTTGCTTTGACACTGAAATGTCATTTACCATGTGGAGAGATATTTTAGTAAATCACCTAAATATAGTTTTATGGTGTTTTCCTCTTAGAAATATGTAATTCCTAATAGAAATAATCATCagatgagcagagaggctgTTTGTTGGAGGGTTGTTTTCTCACCTTTTCCTCAGTCTGCTGATTGCATAGAAACCAATACCATTAATTATGCACATATGAAATGACTCAAGTTCTCATTGTTACTGGATTATGGTGATTTATCCTAAATACATGTATAATGTAGCCATACATTCACCagaaagaacattttcttttgtaaatATAAACTAAAAGAGATGTTATTCTTCAGGGATTGTTTGTGCCCATGGGGCCTCTCAACCAACGCTTACATAAGCAAATCTGATTTGCCATGCTGCCTTTATTGGCCTGCCTTGCCCAGGCTGCAAGTGTAACCGAAGCAGTGCGGTGACCTGAGTGGTGTCATGCACTGTTGAGCTGTCCGCCCATAGCTCCCTGAGTCAATAAAAGGAGTTCTGTCTGCCAAACAgaccctgtttttttttttttggctcagcAAGTCAGAGAAAACTCTGGAGAAACATTTGACTGCTCATGTGGAAGCCAGCTCCAGTCATGTGCTAGTCCCTCTCTGATCAGCGTCTAATGAGTGGGGAGTTATGACGTCCCACTAAGCCTTTACCATGGTCCTGCACCCTCAGACTGAGATTTTATTCCACCTTTCTTTTCCTAGTTTAGTTTCCTTATGTGTGAACTGTAAGACCAAAAATAACTGTTTTCTAGATTTGCTTTCATGACACATTAAACTCAGCACAGCTGTGCACTGTAAACTTGAACTGTGGCAGGTTGAGCACTCAGCATCACCATGACTGATTGGGACTATGACTATCTGATCAAGCTGTTGGCACTGGGAGACTCCGGTGTGGGAAAGACCACCTTCCTCTACAGGTACACTGACAACAAGTTCAACCGCAAGTTCACAACCACAGTGGGCATTGACTTCAGGGAAAAGAGAGTGGTGAGTGATTCGAACACCAATTATGGATTATTTTGGGGGTATTGTACTGGACTCATACTGAACTGGAGTTAGGTACTATAGAACCTTTATGTCAGATGTCGATGTGTGGACTTCTATCAGATTAATCCACACTCACATATTCCCAAAAACTAGCACTATTACATGCAGACATCTCCTCAATCTGAGATTAAgattaatatatatatctacagcACAATATTTCAGACTGATATCATTTTACTTACATGTCACCATAAGTGCTTAACATGTGTGATGCACAAGTCATTCAAGACCCGGTACACCATGACGTCATATCTGTACAACCCACTGTTACTGTATTTTACTGCTGATGCTGTTACACCTTATTAGTTATATTGTTGTTGCATTTTATACTGTTTTGTTCAGATGTACATGGGCACAGGTGCTGATGGGGCGACTGAAAGGAACTTCAAAGTGCACCTTCAGTTGTGGGACACAGCAGGACAAGAGAGGTAGCTGTAACTTCACTATGTTAATactatatttcagtttttagacATTAAAAGTTAGGTTTACAGTTTTTCAAaaactgaaagaggttttcttcgctgtaatcattcctcctcttcatactggctattaaaagatcctctttaaatgtgctttcaatgtaagtgatgctggccaaaatccacagtgtgtccacccagtgattttgtgcaaaaatacatttaaaagttgatgcgAAGTTTAtatgagttagtcatatcaagtggatatctgacacatttacagtcacacacactgtacagacacatttttagtatcaaattccctctttgtgtttccctgttgagctgtggtagaagtatagtaacaaaaactgggactttgacactaaaaaaactgtaacgttgaaacatatctacttgatttgactcatttggacagatgaagcttcacattagcttcagataaacttgaCTCTTGTTTTTAAGACACCTTTTGAATAATtgtgaacttttcctttaaatcCTGTGTGTTTAGGTGTTGAACATTTCTGACAATGGCGACTCCTAGTGGTGATGTCAAACATACCACAACACAGCTTGAGGCTAAGTTATAATGTTAATGACGGCTCCCACTGTCTCCCGTTAAACTTCGTTTTGGATATActaaatcattgttttttttttcattatagtCTCAATCATCACATTCAAGCCCTTTAATAAATGTACTGgaggtcattttggaaatgatatATCCGTTAATAACATTTGAAAACTTATAGTGGGCTGTCATGTCTGCCgtgtgattgatttgatttacaGTTACAGCCGACCATAAGCTGCAACTCTGCTTCAAACCAGTGCCAATAAAAACCAGTGGGTGACTTCACACCTCGCTACATCCACAGTCATGTATAACACCCATAGAGAAAATGGGCTGAAAGCAACACATTAACcaatattaacacatttttctacAAAGAGAAACTTAAACCATTTTTTCACCAATTAGTTAGgaaaaaaatagttaaaaaatcTACTCTGTGTAATATATAAAAGCTGTCTTCTTGTTTTCAGGTTCCGCAGCCTCACTACAGCTTTCTTCCGAGACGCCATGGGCTTTCTGCTGATGTTCGACTTGACCAATCAGCAAAGCTTTCTCAACGTCAGGAACTGGATGAGTATGTGTCATCTCAGCAGCCTGCTCCGTTTCAGATCAATAGTCTTTTAGATCGATGTCTTCTCTCTTTTCGCCACAACGGGTGAAATCTGTTCAGTTGGTGTCAGTGAGAAACTTGACCAAACAAATTTATGAGCACAGTTTCAAATTTGCTCATACGTGTGTATTTgcattaaaggaccagtgtgtaagatttagtggcatctatgGGGAAGGGGCTTGGCAGAAATGTTATATAGTATTCATAagtctgttttaattagtgtaaaatCACCTTAAAATAAGAACCATTGTGTTTGCAAACACTAACTCTACAGAGggccttttatgtttttttgcatgtttcacagccactgtaggttctcctagTGGAGGGGGAAGGGTGAGAGATATTAGTCTGGTTACAGTCTGCAACTTCACTGCTAGACGCCACTAAATCTTTCACACTGATCCTTTTAAAAGAGAGTAAATGACTTCTTCTGTGTTGGTGCAGGTCAGCTCCAGGCCAACGCGTACTGTGATAGTCCAGACATTGTAATGGTGGGGACCAAGGCCGACCTCAGAGAGATGAGGGATGTTCACGCCAGGCAGGCCAGAGATCTGGCAGATAGATACGGGTGAGGCGTTACGCTCTGTATGATTGTGTTTGACTTCCACAGACCGAGAGCGAGTCCGTATGAAACGAAGATGAGTGTAGGTCAGGTTGCAGCTAATGTGGCAGCTCTCAACCTCTGCCTTTTCTTCAACGTTGGCTTTGGCTTTTGGACTTCTAACAGCATAATAAAAAGTTTAATCTGCTGATCTCTCAATTTCCCCACTTAATTATAAATTTGTTATGTTTAAAGCACAAAACA from Scomber japonicus isolate fScoJap1 chromosome 9, fScoJap1.pri, whole genome shotgun sequence includes the following:
- the LOC128365090 gene encoding ras-related protein Rab-27B-like — its product is MTDWDYDYLIKLLALGDSGVGKTTFLYRYTDNKFNRKFTTTVGIDFREKRVMYMGTGADGATERNFKVHLQLWDTAGQERFRSLTTAFFRDAMGFLLMFDLTNQQSFLNVRNWMSQLQANAYCDSPDIVMVGTKADLREMRDVHARQARDLADRYGIPYFETSAVTGAEVDKAVTTLLGLVMKRMEQSTNRGQNSEPNGSPIASHEVEEAPVRRRCAC